The Clostridiisalibacter paucivorans DSM 22131 region TACTAAATTATAATAAACAACATATATAAAGAGTTAGTATATAATTGTCAATAGCAAGTTGATATTTAAATTTAAATCTTAGATAAATTAATAGAAAAAAGGAGAGAGTTTTGGTGACGCAGAAGCAAGTGGTTTTAACCCTAGAGGGATTAAAAAAAATAGAAAACGAATTGGAACATTTGAAAACAGTGAGAAGGAAAGAGGTTGCAGAAAGAATAAAGCAAGCTATAGCTTTTGGGGACATCAGTGAGAACTCAGAATATGATGAAGCAAAAAATGAACAAGCACAGGTAGAAGAAAGAATTTTCAAATTGGAAAATATGCTAAAAAATGCTACGGTAATTGATGATGAAGATGTTTCTTTAGATGTAGTTAATGTAGGGGCTAAAGTGAGAGTTAAGGATTTAGAATATGATGAAGAAGTGCAGTATTCAGTAGTGGGTTCTGCAGAATCAGATCCATATGAAGGGAAGATATCCAATGAATCTCCTGTTGGTGATGCATTGATAGGTAGAAAGGTTGGAGATATTGTTGATGTACAGGTTCCAGATGGTATAATAAGGTATGAAATACTAGAGATAAGTAGATGATATGGGAGGCGTATTAAGAGATGAACAATGAAAGTAACCTTAA contains the following coding sequences:
- the greA gene encoding transcription elongation factor GreA → MTQKQVVLTLEGLKKIENELEHLKTVRRKEVAERIKQAIAFGDISENSEYDEAKNEQAQVEERIFKLENMLKNATVIDDEDVSLDVVNVGAKVRVKDLEYDEEVQYSVVGSAESDPYEGKISNESPVGDALIGRKVGDIVDVQVPDGIIRYEILEISR